Proteins encoded in a region of the Oncorhynchus gorbuscha isolate QuinsamMale2020 ecotype Even-year linkage group LG16, OgorEven_v1.0, whole genome shotgun sequence genome:
- the LOC123999584 gene encoding recoverin-like — MGNSKSGALSKELLEDLKSNTKYNEAELCVWYQSFLKECPTGRITKEQFEGIYASFFPNADPTEYARHVFRSFDTNADGQLDFKEYIVALHLTSGGKTLQKLEWAFALYDVDGNGTISKNEIQEIVKSIFNMIPEEDQKDLPEDENTPDKRADKVWDFFGKKEDDKIAEREFIQGVMDNKDILRLIQYDEPQKIKDKLKEKKQ, encoded by the exons ATGGGGAATTCTAAGAGTGGGGCACTGTCCAAGGAACTTCTGGAGGACCTGAAGTCCAATACTAAGTACAACGAGGCCGAGCTGTGTGTCTGGTACCAGTCCTTCCTCAAGGAATGCCCCACAGGCAGGATCACCAAGGAGCAATTTGAGGGCATCTATGCCAGCTTCTTCCCTAATGCAGATCCTACTGAGTACGCAAGGCATGTTTTTAGGAGCTTTGATACCAACGCAGATGGTCAACTGGACTTTAAGGAGTACATTGTGGCCCTGCACCTTACCTCCGGAGGCAAGACCCTGCAGAAGCTAGAGTGGGCCTTCGCCCTCTACGACGTGGATGGAAACGGAACCATCAGCAAAAATGAGATCCAAGAGATTGTTAAG TCAATATTTAACATGATTCCCGAGGAAGACCAAAAGGACCTGCCTGAAGATGAAAACACACCTGATAAGAGAGCAGACAAAGTCTGGGACTTTTTTGGAAAGAAGGAAGATG ACAAGATTGCAGAGAGGGAATTCATTCAAGGAGTGATGGACAACAAGGACATCCTACGGTTGATTCAGTATGATGAGCCCCAGAAAATCAAGGACAAACTGAAGGAGAAGAAACAATAG
- the LOC123999583 gene encoding growth arrest-specific protein 7-like — translation MMEAASFDTEESFDVDDASCLSQQNPGNNSPAKRQNKEIKETKITINCVTFPLPSVMPDQPEQQLLKPNEWSYCDYFWTDKKDPQGTPSVGGFEVLLQKQLKGKQMQKEMAEFVRERIKIEDEYSKNLSKLSQSPLAAQEEGTLGEAWAQLKRSCHDEAEVHLKFSNKLQCEVEKPLLTFRDNFKKELKKYDHHIIDLRKQLASRYAGVEKARKALADRQKDLEVKTQQLDIKHMNKHEEDIKKARRKSTQAGDDLMHNVDLYNRTQSKWFEEMVTTSLELERLEVERVEMIRQDLRQYTTLRHETDMFNQSTVEPVDQLLQSVDPAKDRELWVQEHKTGELRPVDMDI, via the exons ATGATGGAGGCGGCCAGCTTTGACACCGAGGAGAGCTTTGATGTTGACGatgcctcctgtctctcccaaCAGAACCCGGGGAACAATTCACCAGCCAAGAGGCAGAACAAGGAGATCAAGGAGACCAAGATAACA ATCAACTGCGTGACCTTCCCGCTGCCCAGTGTGATGCCAGATCAACCAGAGCAGCAGCTACTGAAGCCCAATGAGTGGAGCTACTGTGACTACTTCTGG aCTGACAAGAAGGACCCCCAAGGGACCCCCTCTGTGGGCGGCTTTGAGGTGCTGCTGCAGAAACAGCTCAAGGGCAAACAGATGCAGAAAGAGATGGCTGAGTTCGTCCGGGAGAG GATAAAGATTGAAGATGAATACTCTAAGAACCTCTCCAAGCTCTCCCAGAGCCCCTTGGCTGCTCAGGAGGAAGG AACCCTTGGGGAAGCTTGGGCCCAGCTGAAGAGGAGTTGTCATGATGAGGCTGAAGTCCACCTCAAGTTCTCCAATAAG CTCCAGTGTGAGGTGGAGAAGCCCCTGCTGACGTTCAGAGACAACTTCAAGAAGGAGTTGAAGAAGTACGATCACCACATCATAGACCTCAGGAAGCAGCTGGCCAGCCGCTATGCAGGCGTGGAGAAG GCCCGTAAAGCCCTGGCAGACCGGCAGAAAGATCTGGAAGTGAAGACCCAGCAGCTGGACATCAAGCACATGAACAAACACGAGGAGGACATCAAGAAGGCCCGGCGGAAATCCACACAAGCAG GTGATGACCTCATGCACAATGTGGACCTGTACAACCGGACCCAGTCCAAGTGGTTTGAGGAGATGGTCACCACAAGCCTG GAGCTGGAGAGACTTGAGGTTGAGAGGGTGGAGATGATACGACAGGATTTACGCCAGTACACAACGCTGCGACATgaaactgacatgttcaaccaAAGT acGGTGGAGCCAGTGGATCAGCTGCTTCAGAGTGTGGACCCAGCCAAAGACCGAGAGCTGTGGGTGCAGGAACACAAGACCGGGGAGCTCCGCCCTGTGGACATGGACATATAG